A single genomic interval of Porphyromonas sp. oral taxon 275 harbors:
- a CDS encoding glycoside hydrolase family 97 protein yields MMHAKHWIVACALALSGSWSALAQTISSPNKGLQLHFSMTKEGAPMYRLSFADGQEIIRPSHLGLEMTDAKKSFDKGLEVTDTKESTFDETWKPVWGEVKEIRNHYNELLVTLKKKSNGDPIAIRFRLFDDGLGFRYEFPGGKDRNFYVVKRELTEFAMTGDHKAHWIPGDYDTEEYDYVHSRLSEVRGLFDKAFTENTSQKAFSKTGVQTPLMLKTDKNVYINLHEAALIDFPAINLDLDDKTMTFRVELTPDAQGNRGHIEAPFNTPWRTAIVSRDARDILASKLTYNLNEPCAYETTDWIKPIKYVGVWWEMITGMSTWAYTDDLPYVKIGKTDYTKVKPNGKHAANTANVKKYIDFAAKHGFDAVLVEGWNIGWEDWFGNSKDRVFDFVTPYPDFNVAELRDYARSKGVQIIMHHETSGSVTNYERHMERAYKFMVDNGYTAVKSGYVGNIIPRGEYHYGQSMVNHYLHAVKEAAKHKISVNAHESVHMTGLSRTYPNLIAQESARGQEYQSFGGNKPNHLTVLPFTRLIGGPMDYTPGIFQMDINKYNPDNNSHVNTTICNQLACYVTMYSPLQMAADLPEVYERHMDAFQFIKDVAVDWDDSKILEAEPGEYITIARKAKGKDSWFVGNVAGYEGHKSQLTLDFLDAGKSYTATIYADAKGAHYKTNPEVYTIRKVKVRKGSKLSLASAPGGGFAISIIPDATK; encoded by the coding sequence ATGATGCACGCCAAGCATTGGATCGTCGCTTGTGCCCTGGCTCTCTCGGGGAGCTGGAGCGCTCTGGCACAGACGATCAGCTCGCCCAACAAGGGGCTGCAGCTGCACTTCTCCATGACTAAGGAGGGTGCCCCAATGTATCGACTCTCCTTCGCCGATGGGCAGGAGATCATCCGCCCGAGCCACCTAGGGCTCGAGATGACGGATGCCAAGAAGTCCTTCGACAAGGGGCTAGAGGTCACCGATACCAAAGAGTCGACCTTCGACGAGACCTGGAAGCCCGTCTGGGGCGAGGTCAAGGAGATCCGCAACCACTATAATGAGCTTCTCGTCACGCTCAAGAAGAAGAGCAACGGCGACCCCATCGCCATCCGCTTCCGTCTCTTCGACGACGGGCTGGGCTTCCGCTATGAGTTCCCTGGCGGCAAGGATCGCAACTTCTACGTAGTCAAGCGCGAGCTCACCGAATTCGCCATGACGGGTGACCACAAGGCGCACTGGATCCCAGGCGACTACGATACGGAGGAGTATGACTACGTACACAGCCGCCTGTCGGAGGTGCGTGGGCTCTTCGATAAGGCCTTCACGGAGAATACCTCCCAGAAGGCTTTCTCCAAGACTGGGGTACAGACGCCGCTGATGCTCAAGACGGACAAGAACGTCTACATCAACCTGCACGAGGCTGCGCTCATCGACTTCCCTGCCATCAACCTTGATCTGGATGACAAGACGATGACCTTCCGCGTGGAGCTGACGCCCGATGCTCAGGGCAACCGCGGGCACATCGAGGCACCCTTCAATACGCCCTGGCGTACGGCTATCGTCAGCCGCGATGCACGCGACATCCTTGCCTCTAAGCTGACCTACAACCTCAACGAGCCCTGCGCCTACGAGACGACCGACTGGATCAAGCCCATCAAGTACGTGGGCGTCTGGTGGGAGATGATCACGGGGATGAGCACCTGGGCCTACACCGACGACCTGCCCTACGTCAAGATCGGGAAGACCGACTACACGAAGGTCAAGCCTAACGGGAAGCACGCCGCCAATACGGCTAATGTGAAGAAGTACATCGACTTCGCCGCTAAGCACGGCTTCGATGCTGTCCTAGTCGAGGGCTGGAATATCGGTTGGGAGGATTGGTTCGGTAATTCGAAGGATCGCGTCTTCGACTTCGTCACGCCTTACCCTGACTTCAACGTCGCTGAGCTGCGTGACTACGCTAGGAGCAAGGGCGTGCAGATCATCATGCACCACGAGACCTCGGGCTCGGTGACCAACTACGAACGTCACATGGAGCGCGCCTACAAGTTCATGGTCGACAATGGCTACACCGCCGTCAAGAGCGGCTACGTAGGCAACATCATCCCCCGCGGTGAGTACCACTACGGGCAGAGCATGGTCAACCACTACCTGCACGCCGTCAAGGAGGCTGCCAAGCACAAGATCTCGGTCAACGCCCACGAGTCCGTCCACATGACGGGTCTGAGCCGTACCTACCCCAACCTCATCGCGCAGGAGTCGGCACGTGGTCAGGAGTACCAGTCCTTCGGCGGGAACAAGCCCAACCACCTCACCGTATTGCCCTTCACCCGTCTCATCGGTGGCCCCATGGACTACACGCCTGGGATCTTCCAGATGGACATCAATAAGTACAACCCAGACAATAACTCGCACGTCAATACGACCATCTGTAACCAGCTGGCCTGCTACGTGACGATGTACAGCCCGCTGCAGATGGCTGCCGACCTGCCCGAGGTCTACGAGCGCCACATGGATGCCTTCCAGTTCATCAAGGACGTGGCTGTGGACTGGGACGACAGCAAGATCCTCGAGGCTGAGCCAGGGGAGTACATCACCATCGCCCGTAAGGCTAAGGGCAAGGATAGCTGGTTCGTCGGCAACGTTGCTGGCTACGAGGGGCACAAGAGCCAGCTGACGCTGGACTTCCTCGATGCAGGCAAGAGCTACACGGCTACCATCTACGCCGATGCCAAGGGGGCACACTACAAGACCAACCCTGAGGTCTACACCATCCGTAAGGTCAAGGTACGTAAGGGGAGCAAGCTGAGCCTTGCCTCAGCCCCTGGTGGTGGCTTCGCCATCTCTATCATCCCTGACGCGACGAAGTAA